AGTACAACTAAAGATGTTCAGTAACAGCTGTTATGAGTCCGTAGTGAAAAGAAGACCAAATCCAACACAGCATAGACCGGTAATGTTCACAGTCTctgtattattgattatatttttGTAGTTTCTAGGGCAACATGTTAACTGCTGGTCTTGTTCAgataacatttttattattttagcaTCACAATGTCACCTTGGGTGTACTTGTGCTGTTACCATGGTTTCAACGATCTATTATCTCTTCCCCCTGTCtgtattgttttctctgtgcaCACCAGAGATCAATCAGGATCAGCATAAGGATTATGTGAAAGTGTTTTGACTCCTTATTTCAAGGAGAGCTGCAATAATGGCTGATGGTTGACAGAGAGCCTCTTTAAAAAGGAAGGTGAGGGAAAGCCACATTGATCCACTGCAGGAATAGAAGTTTAGGAAGATGAAAACATATCAGGGGGCATAAGCAGACTGTCAAAGATACAGTTTACAGACTGGAAGAGAAGGATGTAGAATAGAATAGAGTGATGTCACCGCCCCCCCTGTTTCAAATTGATATCAATGACGCAGTACAGAAAACAGAGCTAAGGGTGCCAGGTCTTCTCTAGTGTAAGTAGGAATGACAAGTAGTGATCTTATCCTCAATGGAAAGTGTACTCACAAAATGACTCAGCAAGCGGGTAGAAAAATCAAGATAAACACTGTCAGATCATTTAGTAAAATAGCGTGGGTTGTGTCCCTTTGGGAGGTTCAGTTTGAGctgtggccagaggaacttTTCCAAGGCAATTTAACCAAAGCTAATATTGGTTGCAATTAAAAGCATTCTGATGATTCAGCTGTTGCTAAAGCTTTGGCtcggaaaaaaagaaagcatttgacattgtTAGAGCTCCATTGTAAGTGTTAATAAAGAAACTCCAGTGCCTACCTGATAACTGCAAAATCATATTGTGTTTATTAAACGGGTATCTGTGATCCAAGACAACAGTGCAGGATTTGATGCTttattagaaaataaatatattttgctcACCTCTAAAGTACATATCAAAGGTCTGCTCTAGCAATTTAGGTTGGGGACtcatgagagaaagaaagatgagcTCCAAAATACTGGATCCTACCCTTCCAATAACTCAACTCATCAGTGCATCTTTCTTTAGACACTCCCTGCCAACACTTTCAAACTCTATACCCCCAATAGTAACGCAGGcatctaatttaaaaaaaaacaccctgatAACCCTGATGACTAGACTgtgtaaacccagcccgatctgccggcgatttgatgtcgccctgcagctcaggctggaaacctgtacgtttagctatcctgcttccgttacaaatttgtgggaaccaatcacaaactggatAATCGACTTGGcacgctattggcgggtttaacacgatgacgatagagaagcgaccaagcagctttttgtttacattcaacaagccggccactgaagcgcagcaaccccatgatgccgctgtcgctgctacgtcacccggatcgttgttctgattggttgaaggactatccaattgcgtacagagtcatttgaactatgcccgttgatcacacctcttgtgcagtagaaaatacagagcacaCTCCCCAGTCTAATGTTCAattttaaaagattgagcttggtctggtgataacCAGACTACCTGATGACATCTTCATGTGTAAAATAGTTGGAGTGCCCCTTTAACTGTGTTTTCCTTAAGACATTGTATGAGTagattttaaatacattttaattaaccAGACAGCACACTATGTATCCACCCATTAAATGGCACTGGCATTTAAACCATGCTATGCTTTCCCTTATTTTTTCTGCTCTACAGATTTTCAATTTCTAATGAAATTTTTATACCTCACTCTCTGTTACCCCTACACTGTCATGCATCCTTCTAGTGtcccttttcctcttcctctttatatCTTCATACTCTACTTAAATCTAGCTCTGTTTTGACTGCAGCGATGCAGTACACTGAAAAGGAGGTGTGttggagaaaaacaattatgtcACCTATAGTGCTGATGCATGTGGAGGTTGTCAAATTAGAGGATCTTTGGCTATTGGCCAGCAGCATTTGAGGTTGTGCACAGCCTTAGTCTGTGATCCGGTAAACATGGAAATAAAGCTATTGAGCTTCTCTTCTAGCGCTGCTAATAATTTGTTAATTGtgtcaacattaaaaaaaaaaatactcattaACATCAAAGAGGAGATTGCCCCCACACGTTACATCCTGCATAATCAGCATGTTAGAGAGAGCTATGACATGATTCTCCAATTCTATGCCCCTGACTGACTTTTACATTATTCATGAAGTGGGGATGCGTGCTATGATGATGTACATTCCCTCTGCTGAAATGCATTGAAGTGTCAGCTGCTGCCTGCATGCTAGGTCCATTACGGTATTCCGCAGATATCTAGCAGTGGAACAGAGGAGCTTGACGGATGCAGAGGTAGAGAAGAGGGTGAGTACAAGGGATGCACAGATTGCTGCGAGTCCAGGCTTTAGCAGCAGCCTCATCTTGAccattcttttctctttttagtATCTTTCTTTAAAGGATGTGTAGTTGGTTATCTGTGAATTACACAGTACAATTTCATGTGAATGCTCAGTATATTTGTACAGCCACAGGACCTTTTGCCATCCTCCTCCTCGTCATGTTGAGGAAGGGCTCAGAGCTGCTGAAGGGAGACAGAGTAGTCCTCCTGGATCTGAATGAGGGAGAAGCACAAACCACAGACAGCTATGGGAGTCTGCAAAACGGGAGCTTCATCCCGCCGAGATATGTAAGcactacttttttttcttcctataaTGCTGCAGTATGTTGTCCTATTTATATAGAAATCACATAGTTATCTAAAAAATAACTGCACATTCACGAAGCGGCCATAACCCTGCTGCTTTGTTCATCCCTTCACACCTCACTGACTTCTCTTCCCTTATCTGATATCCACAGTAGTACAATGTGGTATGAGGCACTGAATACCACTGGGGAAATccaaaatttatttttgtgaaacatgaCTTAACTGCACTGAAAGATTGTTCTCAAGCATACTGTAAAAAGCTCAGTAATCATTTTCTGTCTCATCTTTCTGGACTCATTATTGCAAAGTGGAGGCTTTTATGATGCTAAGTAATGGCATAGGATCTTATGGGTTAAACCTCATCAAGAACAAATTAACTGTCCATATACAGAACAAAGAATTCACAAGCAGGAAAGTGAGTAGGAAATGTTTTCGCCAGCAGCTTTCACTTGTTTTTAATcaacagattttgataataaCTCAACTGTTTGAATGCTTTTAGCTTTCAGCCGCAGCTGCTGACGAAGATACGGATGGTGATGATCCCATGTATGCTTACTGTAACACAAGAAGTAACCAGCCAGTTCCTCAGCTGGGGAATTACTTCAGAGATGGAAGAACCAAAATCGGTAGGTAGCATCTGCAGCTTGCATTGAATTAGTTGTCACAATCTCACTGATGGATGACCAAGTCAGTCCTTCATTTAGGTCTATCCTTTTTAATGGCTGGTCTGGGTTTAGACTTTGTACTCGTATGGGAGATCCGCTCGGGGAGGAAACGTCGAGGAAAGGGGAAGAGCGAGGTGACAGGTGAGGAGGTGGAAGCAGCGCCCACTGAGCAGAACAGCAGGTCTGAACGAAGGAAGGCACAGCTGGCACTGTGGAGAGAGAAGTTTGTTCAGAATCTGGAGAGTGCTGGATTGCTCATGGAAAAGGTAGATCagattattcattttatttatatgttgtGTAATCTACTCGTTATTTTTGTTGTCTTATTTCTCTTACTTACTTAGTTCTCTATGTTTCCTCACTTCTCTTTAGGAGGAAACAgcgaatgaaaagaaaacaatacattttctaaAACTTAGCGCTCCTTGGGACGTGTTGGTGTATTACGCTGAGGAACTCTGTCTGAGAGCTCCATTGCAGGTTAGTGCAGCTCTTTATAATCAAGTAAGTCAGTCTACAGTACAAGATTAATTGGTATAGAATTTTGTACAGAAATGTATGGTTCTCAGACAGTGTGTCCAACTGACTTTAGTGATCCCTTTGACGTTGCATTACTGAGGGAGTAGCTGCTGAAGGTGTGTTTGCTGCTGGTTGATTTTGGACATTTCTAACAAAACTCTGGGACCTTCATCAGTAAATGTACCAGTCAGCACAGGTGTCACCAAATTAACTGAAATTGTAAGGATTGCAACTTTATAAAGAGAAGGAAGATGGAATGTTCTTTATgctgaatgaatgtgtgtttggCTTCCAGGCACAGCAAAATCTGGACTTAAACACATCTGCCCGGGTACTGAAAAAACTATGCATACCTAACATAATGACGGACTCAGTGCCAAACAGGCCGCTGGACTATTACACATGTGCCTTTCGCAAGTCAAAGATGAGCAGGTGAGTTCTAATTAGCGATGATAAATAATAGGATCGGTTAACATTGTTTCACAGtatataaaagtgtattttgtCTGAATGAATGTCTCTCTTCTACAGGTTCCTTGGCTGTGACGACCATGAAACCTACTTCACTAATACACAGAGACACCGTGTTGTGAGTAACAGGAATTCCTCTACAGTGCATGTACTCTGTTAAAGTATTCCCTTATAGAGTGAGAGTTTTTGTATTATTTCAGGTGTATGAGATTCTTGCCAAGACAGTGTACGGCAAAAGGAAGAGGGCTGAAGTTGGTGTGGACCGACTGGTTAATGAAGGGGTGTACAAAGCAGCTTTCCCCCTGCACGAGGTCAGATGCTATTTATCTGCCTTTTAATCCGATGTAACGCTTGTGCTGTTTTCCCTCTCTAATCAACAAGTCAGGTTTTTTCCACAGGGCTCTTTTCGGCTTCCAAAGTATGAGATTCGTCCTGACGAACTGAACCAGAGGCAGATTCTTTACCACTACTGGGCCCGCTGGTGCAAATGGTACAAGTACCAACCACTGGACCACATCAGGGAGTACTTTGGGGAGAAGATTGCACTCTACTTTGCCTGGCTGGGTAAATATAAATTTGTTTTTAGACCCATAGGTTcaattagtattattattatttattattattttggggggagggggagtaGATAGATAACAGGTAGATGTATGACTGATTTTAATTGTGGTTATTTGGCATGAgaagtaaaataaaatccatTATGAGAAGAGTCTAGCATACACAACATCGCAACAGAAAATGTAAGGGAAAGCTTAAGACAATAAATCTATCACCCTCAGCATTAGATGTGCTGTATGTCTTCTGCAACGCCAACCTGACCTCTTAATCAATGACATTCCAGCATCTAACAGCAGTGTGATTGCACATCCCTTGCCTGCATCAGCCGAGACCTGCAGCCTAATGGAGCTTTATGTCTCGGCAGGTTTCTACACAGCCTGGCTGCTGCCGGCGGCAGTGGTTGGAACCCTGGTCTTTGTGTCTGGAGTCATGTCCATGGGTACCAACACACCAGCGTGAGTCCACACACTacacagaaaatacatgtttaattgcttaacacaaaacaaatgagAATAGGTAGTACTGTATTAGTAATGATGACTGAGCATCATTTGGACGCTTAATTAAAGTGAGACTCTGtaacttttgaaaaaagaaactcaATCTTGCTCTTAAAAATTAAGATTTGACATAAGCATAACACACCCTAGCTCAATTCAGTATAGTCAAGGGTTTGGTGGCTATAGCCTTAtctggtctggtatgaccagcaGTTTAAGGTAATGTCAgcaaacttatatatatatatatatatatatatatatatatatatatatatatatatatatatatatatatattctatgtAACTGGCATTACTGTGTCAGTCTGTCATCTTTGTAACAATGTGTCTTCCATATTGTACTTGTGTTCTGTTTCATCATGTCACAGATAAACATTTCAGTGGTTGTATCACAAAAGTAAAACAGAccgtccccctacaggttgtctcattggaactacaactcccGTTGGGTAGCacgagttgtagttccaatgagacaacctttagggctaaaagttacatTGTGTTGCTtcaaagcaacaccaaagcacatttcctcttcggtccccttACAGGTTGGAAGAGGAATTGTCCATTGTAGTTTCTTATGTCttattcgaactacagatctgctacccgatctggcaaacttgcatagtgcggttatagccgatagagggccgcaaagtGAATGCAGAAGTGGCGTTCACCCTGTTACacgttgatgaaccactgaaacaattttggaaacattattttaaggtacaaaataatctttggtgttgctttaaagaatGACACATTAATGGCGCAGTGAATTTCCCTTAATTTCCCAAGAGTCTCTTGGGCAAGttgctttaaagcaacaccaaagatttttttgtaccttaaaataatgtttccaaaatcgtttcagtggttcatcaactcgtaacaagGTGAACGCCACTTCTGCATTCACTTTGCGGCCCTCTATTGCTATAGCTAtagctataaccgcactatgcaagtttgctagattgggtagcggatctgtagttcgaatgaaacATAAGAAACTacaatggacaattccgcttccaacctgtagggggaccgaagaggaaaagtgctttggtgttgctagTCACTTGTGATTTTAGAGTCATTTACATGGTGGAACTATTTCTTGGCGAATAACAACTGTGCGCAGTGACATCCTGGAGTCTTGTCGTTACAGTGAGGTTGCCAGGTTTGACACCATCATGCCCATACAGAGAACTATACCAAAACCTGTGCTTACCAACCATTTCTGGCATCAGGCACAATAGCCATAGTCCAGCTCCATAAAAAGCACAGACATGAGATTCTTTAAGGGATCCTGGAATCCCCCAGATATTAAAACTCTACTTACACTCTTCCTCCCAAATTATGTAAATGAAACGCAGTTTAAGAAACAAAGATACCAAAGCATCAAAGCACAGTCTGTTCTGCATGAAAACAAACCCCATAATAATTCAATCCACATGGGCATTGTCTGTGCCCAATATCTTATGTATTATTTATCACCACCATGGGCTGTACTCTACCTTCAAAGCATTGTGGAATCACTTCTCTTTCAGAGTAGTATACCTTAGAGTGTTTGTAGCCTAATATTACCTTGTGTTTACCGTTCTCTTTCTATGGCAGGATATTCATCCTGCTATAAAGTAGAAACGGAGGTTAGAGAGAATGGAAGACGAATCAATCGCTCAGGAAAGGAAACAACCAAATGTCTCAGATTCATGAGGTTCATTAGTTCACACTATAGATTAAAGCCATTGATAAGTGGAGAATAGATGAAGAGCAATCTGCAGCAACAAACCGCAGCAATTTTATGTGATAATGGACAATTAGTGCAGAATAATCTCCCCATTACATAAATAAGGAAGATCGATTTCTCTCGTGGGTCCGGGCTTTATTTGTGCAGCATGTGTAGTCATGGTTTCAGTAACTCAACTGAACAACTGTAATAAATGTAAGTGCAGTAGCTCTACTCGCTGGCAGCAAGCTGAGAGACTGATTTCAACACTTTCCATCTGTTCTATTTTCTCACTCAATCAATATACACAGAGTTTGTGTGAATACAAAATACATTACCGTTAATTCACCCAATCTCTCAGCTCTCACATGGATAACTATGAGTACAGTTTCTTTCAAATTTGCTGGGCCACCTGATACATCAAAATCTGAAAAGCAGTCCTGGTTTGAAAGCTTTGAAACATGTTTCCTCAGTTGTAACTaatttgtgtctatgtgtctgtcaaCAGTAAGGACATCTGTAACAGCGGAGCTAGTTATCTGATGTGTCCTCTCTGTAATACATGCAAGGCCTGGAACATGTCTGATATCTGCACAATGGCCAAGGTAACGagctttaaaaacatttcactttcccagtttttttttaatcataatgCAAAATACTAAAAGTTGATTTACATTCTGCATTGCAGTTAGGCTACTTATTTGACCACCCAGGTACAGTCCTCTTCAGTGTATTCATGTCCTTCTGGGCCGTAACCTTCCTGGAGTACTGGAAGCGCAAGATGGCCACCCTGGCCCATCACTGGGACTGCATGGACTTCCATGAAGAAGAGGTCTCACAATCCTTCCTTTTTTGCTTGCTTTCAGTATGAGTTTGAACAATGTGGTCTCATACATTTAATGGTTCTTAGGTAGGTCATGCATAAGGGGCTAGCAATCCCAACAGAGTCCAACTGCACCCTTAAGTTCATGGGAAGAGAGCAGGGTCTCCCAGGCATGAGGTGTATCACTTCCTTTTGCAacctttttactttatttaacaaaatgtaacaACATCCTCAGAGTGCTTCCGCACAGGAATTTGTCTAGCTTTAACACAGTGTGGGTAAGGGCCAATCTTAACAGCTAGCTTAATATTATTCCTTGCAGTGTGGTGTATTAAATACAGACTAACTTAGCTAAATAAACACAAGGATAAAATATACATATCACAACATATCCTTAACCCAGATAGACAGCGGTAAGGTTGAAAATCGCCGATTTGTCCCCTTTAAGTCTAATTAGgtttttatttcccttttaCCATTTTTTACGCAGAAGTTAGAATAACTAATAATAAAGGcctattataattattatttgtttttgtctttttcgaTGTGCATTTATGTTCTCCTTTGTCTTGCTTGTCTGGTGAAGACTCCATGTCACACTGAATGTATGCCCTTAGTCTTTTAATGATAGTGCTTGTGTTTACTTGCAGGTATTATGAATTAGTGTTCttgatgtgtgtgtaaaataattGATAGAGATATACAAATTGTGTATAGATTACACTGACGTGATTATTTCCTAAAATATGCTGCCTGGAGAAGGTCACTTTTCAAGCCGCTGGAGGGTTTTAGGCAATTCTCCTTCACATTTACCTTGGAACTTATTTATTatgtccttttatttttttatgtgtaaataaagaaaaaatactgttatCCTGAGCAAACAACACAGCAAAacataaataatcagtaataaataaatcttaatcATTACTCATTGGGTCCCTAGACCTGAGGTCTGCTGCTGGACCGTTCTCAGCAAACCAGCAAAAAGTGTGTCCATTGATACTGATGTCATCAGTGTGTTCCCTCAGGAGCGTCCTCGTCCAGAGTTTGCGGCCATGGCCCCGACTATGGAGCCAAACCCAGTGACTGGGGTGAAAGAGCCCTACTTTCCAGAGAAGACCAGGTTTGCCCGCATGTTCACTGGCTCCATGGTCATCATTATGATGGTGAGACCCTGTTTACAAGTGTTTTAAAGGCCGATGTGCTGTCTTTTAATTTAAGTGTTTCCCCCACTGTattgcaagcctggtggcccaccgGGCCTGAGGTTGccccaccaggcctaagccactgggaattattttttgatgttttttaagatgtttttttaaaaatagtaataaatagtaaatagttattttttacagctcggttggaaacttagacgtagtcatattttcaaatgtctagttagcttttagcactgacttaatgtagggcCATATGAaatctgtcttatagctttttAAAATTCTCAATTTTGCGATTCcgtccatgattctgttatcagataaactattgggctctacattaatgctgccatcagtctgtaaCTAGCCCCAACCGGGCCCATGTCAAAATAAATTCCCGCCAGGCTAAAGAACtcttctgggggaaaccctggcTATTAGTATTATTTTAATTGAAGTATCTTGGTTAACAAAACATTACTTCTTGTGAAAACCCCAGATTGCAGGTATCAGTTTTTATGTACGAGTCTCAGATTGGCCAATCAATGTCACAGACTTCTTATCTGATGAATACAGAGCAGTTTGTTTGATTATTGTGATTAATTACTTTACTTGTTTTCTATGGAAATAATTACATATTATCTACTGTATGTACAAACATATAAACGTATCCTGATTTTCTTATTCTTCCAGTCATTGTCATTATACTCAGTTTCAGTGAAGAGTCTCAATCTCTTTTCATCTTTGACTTTTGTGATCATGAGAAAGAGAttaagagaaagagaggtggGGTTCACACCTGTGTGCTATTCCACTGAATCCTGCAGTGGTAACTGAACCTTTCTCTAATAATAAATCCAGGTCATTTGCCCACAGGGCTGGATATGATCTGATAATCTCAACTGTACACCATATGCTCAGTCTCAGGACTAACTTGTTCTTGGACAGGGATTTGAGGATCAGTTTACCCTTCCCCTGACAATGATGATGGAGGTGAAAAATTGAAAATGCTACCATGGCACCAGGTCTGTAAAGGCAGCTGCATACAATATGACAAATTTCTGTTATCTGAAAGCAAAACAAGAAGAGTGACTAAGAGTTAAGCCTATCCAATTTGtagttttggaaaaaaaaactatgggAAGTGGTGTAGATGATCATTACTGCACTTTTGCACCATTTGGCTGTGATGATGTGCCACCTAATATGTAGCAGCGAGGGCGGGGAA
This genomic interval from Perca fluviatilis chromosome 5, GENO_Pfluv_1.0, whole genome shotgun sequence contains the following:
- the ano11 gene encoding anoctamin-7 isoform X1, with translation MCSWLSVNYTVQFHVNAQYICTATGPFAILLLVMLRKGSELLKGDRVVLLDLNEGEAQTTDSYGSLQNGSFIPPRYLSAAAADEDTDGDDPMYAYCNTRSNQPVPQLGNYFRDGRTKIGLSFLMAGLGLDFVLVWEIRSGRKRRGKGKSEVTGEEVEAAPTEQNSRSERRKAQLALWREKFVQNLESAGLLMEKEETANEKKTIHFLKLSAPWDVLVYYAEELCLRAPLQAQQNLDLNTSARVLKKLCIPNIMTDSVPNRPLDYYTCAFRKSKMSRFLGCDDHETYFTNTQRHRVVYEILAKTVYGKRKRAEVGVDRLVNEGVYKAAFPLHEGSFRLPKYEIRPDELNQRQILYHYWARWCKWYKYQPLDHIREYFGEKIALYFAWLGFYTAWLLPAAVVGTLVFVSGVMSMGTNTPAKDICNSGASYLMCPLCNTCKAWNMSDICTMAKLGYLFDHPGTVLFSVFMSFWAVTFLEYWKRKMATLAHHWDCMDFHEEEERPRPEFAAMAPTMEPNPVTGVKEPYFPEKTRFARMFTGSMVIIMMLCVVMIFLVTVVMCRGIISLMMFRTGSPILRTEAGTIANISSSIVSLGLILLMGQVYTALAEQLTKWEMHRTQTQYDNAFIFKVFIFQFVNFYSSPFYVAFFKGRFVGYPTNYGTLFGMRNEDCGPGGCLIELAEQLFIIMVGKQLINNIQEFIIPKVKAWRQKRTLAKVLGDKASHEPQRWEEDYQLVECEGLFEEYLEMVLQFGFITIFVAAFPLAPLFALLNNWVEIRLDAHKFACEYRRPVAERAQNIGVWFNILEALSHLSVIANAFLIAFTSDFLPRLLYQYKFDYDLKGYVNFTLAYAPLNYTEYPMCRYKAYRDNDGNYSLFYWELLAVRLGFIIAFEHVVFFVLRAIDWIVPDVPESLELKIKRERYLAKQALAENQEALLVSRGRGPAPATPDTSSPASNASFGNMS
- the ano11 gene encoding anoctamin-7 isoform X2, with product MCSWLSVNYTVQFHVNAQYICTATGPFAILLLVMLRKGSELLKGDRVVLLDLNEGEAQTTDSYGSLQNGSFIPPRYLSAAAADEDTDGDDPMYAYCNTRSNQPVPQLGNYFRDGRTKIGLSFLMAGLGLDFVLVWEIRSGRKRRGKGKSEVTGEEVEAAPTEQNSRSERRKAQLALWREKFVQNLESAGLLMEKEETANEKKTIHFLKLSAPWDVLVYYAEELCLRAPLQAQQNLDLNTSARVLKKLCIPNIMTDSVPNRPLDYYTCAFRKSKMSRFLGCDDHETYFTNTQRHRVVYEILAKTVYGKRKRAEVGVDRLVNEGVYKAAFPLHEGSFRLPKYEIRPDELNQRQILYHYWARWCKWYKYQPLDHIREYFGEKIALYFAWLGFYTAWLLPAAVVGTLVFVSGVMSMGTNTPAKDICNSGASYLMCPLCNTCKAWNMSDICTMAKLGYLFDHPGTVLFSVFMSFWAVTFLEYWKRKMATLAHHWDCMDFHEEEERPRPEFAAMAPTMEPNPVTGVKEPYFPEKTRFARMFTGSMVIIMMLCVVMIFLVTVVMCRGIISLMMFRTGSPILRTEAGTIANISSSIVSLGLILLMGQVYTALAEQLTKWEMHRTQTQYDNAFIFKVFIFQFVNFYSSPFYVAFFKGRFVGYPTNYGTLFGMRNEDCGPGGCLIELAEQLFIIMVGKQLINNIQEFIIPKVKAWRQKRTLAKVLGDKASHEPQRWEEDYQLVECEGLFEEYLEMVLQFGFITIFVAAFPLAPLFALLNNWVEIRLDAHKFACEYRRPVAERAQNIGVWFNILEALSHLSVIANAFLIAFTSDFLPRLLYQYKFDYDLKGYVNFTLAYAPLNYTEYPMCRYKAYRDNDGNYSLFYWELLAVRLGFIIAFEHVVFFVLRAIDWIVPDVPESLELKIKRERYLAKQALAENQEALLVSRGRGPAPATPDTSSPGQ
- the ano11 gene encoding anoctamin-7 isoform X3, coding for MCSWLSVNYTVQFHVNAQYICTATGPFAILLLVMLRKGSELLKGDRVVLLDLNEGEAQTTDSYGSLQNGSFIPPRYLSAAAADEDTDGDDPMYAYCNTRSNQPVPQLGNYFRDGRTKIDFVLVWEIRSGRKRRGKGKSEVTGEEVEAAPTEQNSRSERRKAQLALWREKFVQNLESAGLLMEKEETANEKKTIHFLKLSAPWDVLVYYAEELCLRAPLQAQQNLDLNTSARVLKKLCIPNIMTDSVPNRPLDYYTCAFRKSKMSRFLGCDDHETYFTNTQRHRVVYEILAKTVYGKRKRAEVGVDRLVNEGVYKAAFPLHEGSFRLPKYEIRPDELNQRQILYHYWARWCKWYKYQPLDHIREYFGEKIALYFAWLGFYTAWLLPAAVVGTLVFVSGVMSMGTNTPAKDICNSGASYLMCPLCNTCKAWNMSDICTMAKLGYLFDHPGTVLFSVFMSFWAVTFLEYWKRKMATLAHHWDCMDFHEEEERPRPEFAAMAPTMEPNPVTGVKEPYFPEKTRFARMFTGSMVIIMMLCVVMIFLVTVVMCRGIISLMMFRTGSPILRTEAGTIANISSSIVSLGLILLMGQVYTALAEQLTKWEMHRTQTQYDNAFIFKVFIFQFVNFYSSPFYVAFFKGRFVGYPTNYGTLFGMRNEDCGPGGCLIELAEQLFIIMVGKQLINNIQEFIIPKVKAWRQKRTLAKVLGDKASHEPQRWEEDYQLVECEGLFEEYLEMVLQFGFITIFVAAFPLAPLFALLNNWVEIRLDAHKFACEYRRPVAERAQNIGVWFNILEALSHLSVIANAFLIAFTSDFLPRLLYQYKFDYDLKGYVNFTLAYAPLNYTEYPMCRYKAYRDNDGNYSLFYWELLAVRLGFIIAFEHVVFFVLRAIDWIVPDVPESLELKIKRERYLAKQALAENQEALLVSRGRGPAPATPDTSSPASNASFGNMS
- the ano11 gene encoding anoctamin-7 isoform X4 → MCSWLSVNYTVQFHVNAQYICTATGPFAILLLVMLRKGSELLKGDRVVLLDLNEGEAQTTDSYGSLQNGSFIPPRYLSAAAADEDTDGDDPMYAYCNTRSNQPVPQLGNYFRDGRTKIGLSFLMAGLGLDFVLVWEIRSGRKRRGKGKSEVTGEEVEAAPTEQNSRSERRKAQLALWREKFVQNLESAGLLMEKEETANEKKTIHFLKLSAPWDVLVYYAEELCLRAPLQAQQNLDLNTSARVLKKLCIPNIMTDSVPNRPLDYYTCAFRKSKMSRFLGCDDHETYFTNTQRHRVVYEILAKTVYGKRKRAEVGVDRLVNEGVYKAAFPLHEGSFRLPKYEIRPDELNQRQILYHYWARWCKWYKYQPLDHIREYFGEKIALYFAWLGFYTAWLLPAAVVGTLVFVSGVMSMGTNTPAKDICNSGASYLMCPLCNTCKAWNMSDICTMAKLGYLFDHPGTVLFSVFMSFWAVTFLEYWKRKMATLAHHWDCMDFHEEEERPRPEFAAMAPTMEPNPVTGVKEPYFPEKTRFARMFTGSMVIIMMLCVVMIFLVTVVMCRGIISLMMFRTGSPILRTEAGTIANISSSIVSLGLILLMGQVYTALAEQLTKWEMHRTQTQYDNAFIFKVFIFQFVNFYSSPFYVAFFKGRFVGYPTNYGTLFGMRNEDCGPGGCLIELAEQLFIIMVGKQLINNIQEFIIPKVKAWRQKRTLAKVLGDKASHEPQRWEEDYQLVECEGLFEEYLEMVLQFGFITIFVAAFPLAPLFALLNNWVEIRLDAHKFACEYRRPVAERAQNIGVWFNILEALSHLSVIANAFLIAFTSDFLPRLLYQYKFDYDLKGYVNFTLAYAPLNYTEYPMCRYKAYRDNDGNYSLFYWELLAVRLGFIIAFEHVVFFVLRAIDWIVPDVPESLELKIKRERYLAKQALAENQEALLQATRPLET